From Pseudoalteromonas viridis, the proteins below share one genomic window:
- a CDS encoding transposase — translation MPTARKRQVSLSDTKYYHCISRCVRRAFLCGQDRLTGQSYEHRRDWVEEKLLALGKVFCIEVCGYAVMSNHTHIVLYVDDKKAQRLTDRAIVIRWHKLFKGNWLTQKYIHGDELSESERSMLDADISEFRIRLASISWFMRVLNEDIARRANKEDGCTGRFWEGRFKSQALLDEAALAACMAYVDLNPIRAKMADTPEFSDFTSIKKRIECARQGKQPKSLRRFAGNPRANMPSGLPFELTYYIQLVELTGRCMRADKRGYISDSQPLLARLQIEPENWLKLTTRFTKVFHGAVGRKQAMTDYCERLGKKRRTNLDQCERLFG, via the coding sequence ATGCCAACAGCAAGGAAGCGGCAGGTTAGCCTATCGGATACCAAATACTACCACTGCATATCCCGATGTGTTCGTCGGGCATTTCTATGCGGCCAAGACCGCTTGACGGGTCAATCTTATGAACATCGTCGAGACTGGGTAGAAGAAAAACTACTGGCCCTTGGAAAGGTATTTTGCATTGAGGTGTGTGGCTATGCGGTGATGAGCAATCATACGCATATCGTGTTGTATGTCGATGATAAAAAAGCGCAAAGGCTGACTGATAGGGCGATAGTCATTCGCTGGCATAAGCTGTTTAAAGGTAACTGGCTGACGCAAAAATACATCCATGGTGATGAACTGAGTGAGTCAGAGCGCAGTATGCTTGATGCAGACATCAGTGAATTCAGAATACGCCTTGCGAGTATCAGCTGGTTTATGCGGGTATTGAATGAAGACATTGCCCGCCGAGCCAATAAAGAAGATGGTTGCACAGGTCGGTTTTGGGAAGGCAGGTTTAAGTCTCAGGCATTACTGGATGAAGCGGCACTGGCAGCGTGCATGGCCTATGTTGACTTGAACCCAATCAGAGCCAAAATGGCAGACACGCCAGAGTTCTCGGATTTTACCAGTATCAAAAAACGCATTGAGTGTGCACGGCAGGGCAAACAGCCTAAGAGCTTGCGGCGTTTTGCTGGCAATCCAAGAGCAAATATGCCAAGTGGTCTCCCATTTGAGCTGACCTATTACATTCAATTGGTGGAACTAACAGGCCGGTGTATGCGTGCAGACAAACGAGGGTATATCAGTGATAGCCAGCCGCTGCTGGCCAGATTGCAAATAGAGCCAGAAAACTGGCTTAAGCTTACTACTCGATTTACCAAGGTATTCCATGGTGCAGTAGGGCG